The window CAGCCCGTCTCATTTTGCCCTCTGTGGGTCTCAGGCAGGGTTTTTTGAAGAGAATCTATCGTCCACCCACCTTGGCTACTGGGAGCTCCTTGCCTTTGGACTCAAACAGATGCTCGAGGCGGGCTGTGTCCACCGCCACCTTATCCAGAGACGCCCACACCGTCCCCCGACCGAAGCGACACTTCTTTGGTCCGTCTGCCTGCTTCAGCTCCTTCCAGAACAGCTTCaccgtcttcttcttcttctgagaGGCCtcaagaggaggaggggggacacctggtggaggtggaggaggagggggtgcGAGGCCTCccggtggaggaggtggaggaggagggggcgCGAGACCTCCcagtggaggaggtggaggaggaggagggggagccCCCGGCATGccaggagggggaggaggagggggagggatGCCAGAGAGGGTGAAGGATGAAGCGGAGCTGTCGAAGGTGTCTATGTCCAGGACGTCGATGTCCTCCTCGTCCAGCAGATCAGAGAAGTCCAGGTCCTTGATGCGCAGGGCGGCGGCGCTCGGCTGCAGCTGGTCCCAGGCGTCGTTGGAGCTGCCGGGGCCAAGCGGGGTCATCTGGGTGGTGTCCAGACTGCGGGCGTGCGCCTCGGTGTCGATGCTGCTCTGCTGCCGGATGTAACGCTTCTGATGGTGGATGGAGACACATTTATCAGCTTTGCGTTCAACCTCCAAACCGTTTCACGCACCGATGAGCCAAAACATGACGCGACCCCGCAACCCGCTCTTAGGCACCAACGTGAAGCCAGCGGGTCTCAAACTGGAGCCACTGATGCAGGCGGGTGTGGGAGGGGCTACAACAAGAAAGCAGCACCAACTTTTCATTTcatgaaaagcaaacaaagctGATTTGTTCTGCTCGCCCTGAACGTTTGTCTCAGAAATGACCTCAGCACTCGTTACAGAAACTCTGCTGAGCTCCTCACAACACTTCAGAGAATCTCTAGATTCCTGTCGGAGAAGTTCAGCTCCTCACCTGAATGTTCTCATAGACCCAAGAAACCCGACATATCCAGACCATCATGTTTTGGCTCATAACCCCTACAGTAACTAGGTGCATCAACTAAAACCCAGTTCACTTTAAAGATACATGCAGCTGTAGTTTATAAGTGAGTAAAGAACGAAGGATAAACACAGTACAGAAACACTGCTTTTAAAAACCTGCGGATCcgcagagaagaaaaaaaaagcatctgcaGACAGAATAATGTCCTTCATGTTCTGACCTGTTCTTCAGCCAGTCGGGCTCGTGCCGCCTGCGTTGAGCCTTCCAGACTCTCCAGCTCTGCCCTGCGGGAGGCGCTGCTCTCATTGGAGGTGGAGGACTCTGCTGAGCGCGCTTTGAAGCTGGTCAGACGCTCAGTCACACGACCCCGAGCAGACACATCGTCACCTGCTGGGAAAGGGAACGAAATCACAAAAGAACAGAAGAACGTTTTTGCaactttataaatatatatgacaATAAATAAAGTCTGGAATGTGCAGTGAGCTGCAGAAAAGTGGCTCTCTCACCAGGCACGACGCTCCCCTCTTCTTCGTTGGTGTCTGCAGCTGCAGACGGGCTCATGGGTCCCGTCTTTGAGTAGAGCATGTCGAGCCTGAACTTTGTGTCGTTGGATAACGTGCTGCCCTGTCGTACAGAGGCTGCTGCAGACAAAAACACTCGTTTTTAAAGGTTTATAAAGTTTAAACCGACAGACAGATTCAGGGGAAGACGTGTTCTGCAGTTCCTGTCTCTGCCTGTAGAGGGCAGCTGTAGGATCTCACCTGGGTCATCCTGGGAGTCTGAATGTCCGTTTGTTTCCAAACTGCTTGATGTTGAGCCTGAACGAACacgaacaacacacacacacacacacacacacacacacacacacacacacacacacagtaagcaGAAGAGTGGCTGCCAGTTCACACATTCAGTCAATCTGGAGTCACAGGAACAGCATTAGCACCATCACCGAGTAGCAGAACCACGACGCGCACATCAGGAGGCTGTGTGCAGCTCTGTGACTGTAATGTGAAGCTTTACCGTGACGTGACGGCACTTCGGCTGCGCCCTCGTCCGCTGTCCGTTCCAAAGTTGGAGTCACAGCATCATCAAATGAGGGCAACTTAATCTCGCTTAAGTCTTTAGTCCTTCGCTTCTTCTGCCACTGTTGGGCAGCCAGGTTGCGCAGGAAGGTGCCTctgaggagggagagaggagggggggCAGGGATTAGACCTGATCCCAGACTCCGAGGCTGCTTTGAGGAACCGGGAGGCAAACTTTTCTCGCGTTGAGTTAAAGGGGACCTTTTTCAGTGTCTTCTCTTATTTCCTGTCTTCTTCAGATTGTTGCACTTTTGGACGATCATATTAAACAAACGTTTggtcaaagtttcaaataaataGGTCAACATATTTAAAAGCTCAGGTGCTACTTATGGAGGTTTGCCAATCAGGAGGGTGGGTGGCAGATTTAAGTGGAAAAGGTCCCCCTTAAGTTACTTTAACACCGAATCATCGCAGTCAAACTGATCTcagattcatttttattctcaACTGCAAACCAAACCAGCTCCTGGCAGATTAAACACCAGCAATTAGACTCCACCCAGAGTtacaaaagacaaaaccaaaccaaactgaGGACCGGAGGACGTCGTCAGCCCCACCACCAGCAACACAACCCCCACCCACATCCGACTCTGCAGCACTGAAACATCCCACCGGTGCAGATTTATGACTTTAATATGTCAGGATTTGGACAGACCACTGAGCCGTGGAgccaacagaaacacaaacccaAACACACAATTTTTATATGGTGTTTTTATTATTCAGTTGTTCTTGGCCACCAACGAATCTCTTCTCATTTTGGCGTTCTGAGGTCAGTgctaatttaacattttctagtTCATTTTATGAAATGAGACGCTCTTTGGTGACATGAAGGGGTCAGTTTGGATGTGTGGTAATCATAACGTGTCTGTTTGTGACAGCGTGCCGTTTCCTCATCTACGACTGGTTCtacaaattttttaaaaattcaaaaatgcGCCCCAAAAAAGCTGTGAGTAGGAGAGACTCACAAAACGATTGGTCCCAAAGTCGGACCCAGCGATGAGCTCCTCCAAGCAAAGTCATATTTAGATAAAACTGGAGCAGAAGCAGGAGACGCGTCTGAAAAGTCCAAACCACCTTCCAAACATAACCGACTGTGTTACTGCTGAAAACAGGGCCGTGTGGGGTGTTTTCTGATTCTTTGGGGTCGTTTTACATCTTTTATCTGAGGTCACTTCGTACAGAGACACGGGGGTCCCGGGGGTCCCGGTTATCCCTGCCCATCCACGCCTATAGTGCAATTCACTGGGACTCTTACTTTGAAAACATAAAGAATATTTTGTAACGTTTCCGTAAAACGTGCAGAAACTTTGCATTAGTTACATATTCAGACAGAAATATTATCATATCATCTTCTGATTAGTTTAAAGTCTTTAATACTGGCAGAGATTTGGAGGAGTCTTAAGATGTTAAAAGAGATGCAGCTGTTTCTCTCCGCCAAATGGAGAGAACAAAGTTCTTATGTGAGAAATTGTTTTTATTGAGGTACAAGTACACAAGTCTTAGCTGCAAGCGTACTGAAAAGTACACTATACCATGTATATCAATACACATGTAGTTAGCTTATTTCTACCAGTACAGTGGAGTAGAGAGCGGTACTTTTGGAGATGGACCGGGTCCAGGTCCGGGGGACCGCAGGGCTGCCGGGTTCGGCTCTGCGATCGACAATCTGGGCTTCACGTCTGTGTTTAGTGGCTGCAGCTGCCTCCCAAAAATCACACAGCTACATTTTTGCTTCACTTTATGAGTTTCTATTGTTCTGGTCTGAACCACAGAAGGACAACAGATCCAGACCAAGACCAGGACCAAGAGAAAACTACGGCTCAGGAGGGTTTGTGTGCTGGGAAATAGATAATCTACATTTAGCACAGAGATACTGGAGGCTTTGCTTTTGCTTCTCATTTGTGTGAGACTTGAGCTGAGAACATTATAGACGGTGTCACTTTGAGCTTCTTGGAGCCGTTGCTGCTGCAAAATGTGACCCCGCAGCAGCTAAAGACCCTGACATGCACACAGACTGCATGTAACATGTGACAATGCATGAATGCATCCAATGCATGTTTCCATGCTACATCCTGCTGCTACAAACAAGCTTCTGCTTTCTTTGAAGGAATCCATGTCCATCTACTCTGAGCATTTCCTTTTACAGTGCTGCTTTCTCTCTTTGGTCAGTCGACACAGAACGGCAGCCATCGTTGGCTGAAAGATCACGACGAGACCGTGCACGGCGTCATTACACTGAATGACATCGGCACGATTCTTTCACGCCGGTCGCCTCGTCTGAAAACCCAAAATGACATAAAAGCAGCAGCTTTAAATCTGCATTAAGGGAGTTTAAATGTCACTCAAACACCTTCATAACACACAACCCAACCCACTGAGGTGATGTAGTccaaccaacacacacacacacacacacgggtgaGTTACCGTCACCTTAAAGGACATGAATTAATCACTTCCCGCTGACTCACCTTCACTCGAAAATACAAAGAGTCCTAAAGTTGATTTCAGTgatgacacacacaaaccaaacaAGCACCAGAGCCCGACAACCATCCCTGCAGCTCCCAGCATGCAGTGGGGCTGCAGCGGTACTTACTGAAACTTCCTCAGCACCGGCTTGTCCTGATTTACATTACAGTCAACTGGGCTGTAGAGACACAATACACATCTgagcatgacacacacacacacacacacacacacacacacacggagagacCCACCAGACGCACCAGCAGGCTTTCATCATCCTGTTCAGGCTGCAGCTGCATGCTGTAACCGGCTACTTTAATGTAAAACCTGCCGACGGGTGCTCAGCTGCATAAAAACCCTTAAAGGAGCCCCTTCAAAGTCAGACCTCTGTATATGTGGCCCACCTAACAATAGACGATCCAGAGAATCATgtaaaaaagcagaaactgaAACCAAAAAAATAGAGCCTGAAAAGAAAACCGTTCAGCACAGAGATGAATGAGGTCAGTTAAAGGTTCCCCTCCCATATTGAAGCACCTGAATCCAGCCCGATGTACAAAAGTGTCACTCGTCAAAGACTCATTTTATGCAGCTGAACACCAGACTGACGACTACAGACACACAGGACGATGAGGAGCAGGAGGTGGAGACGTGTACTTACCAGAAGAGCTCCTCATCCTCCCCAGAGCTGGGAGAGGAATAAAAGGAgacggagaaaaaaaaaaaaaaagggagcaGGAATTTtggaggagaaagagaaagagacaacACATTATAATGTTATAACCGAGAGGAAGCACGCCGAGAGTAAAGGACTAATAACGGAGAGAGCGAAGAAGCTGCGGCTGAACTTTTCACCGTCTGCAGCCGTTCTTACTGCAGCGTCACCGTTTTTATCAAACTGAAAATCAGAGCCAAAAATCATCTTTGACAGACAAAAATGATTCTGAATCACAtagaaaaactaaaagaaaaggtAACGAGACATCAACAACTTAAACATGGAAGAAAAAGTTCAACTAAACTGACAAAAAACTGACATAATCCATCtcaaaataataattacattttccaTAAAATTATCTGGATGCTCTATACACGCCATTAAATGGGAATCAGCCAGGAATTTAAACACAGAGTATAATCAAgtttttataaaagaaaaataacgaAGGTTAAAGAAATGATccagaaacaataaaaaaaaaatgcccacaAAGTTCCAGAACAACGCTGGACCCTTTAAAAGGCGAAATTTGATCCCTCCTGCAGTGATAACCCTGCACAGCGACGCCACACACACGTGGTTTAACCGTCcgttaaataaacaaacaagagagcgcccccccaaaaaaatcagctgattcACTTACTTTGCTTTAGTTTTGGGGTCCGTCTTGTTGTCGGGCTGCTGCAGATTCGACTGCGAATTCTCGCGCAGAGAGAGATCTGGGGAGGATGgactgtaacacacacacacacacacacacacacacacacacacacacacacacacacacacacacagaaaataagcaaacagccaagaagagagagagagagagactgcttTAAAAACATTGCTCTCTGCCAGTTCATTCCAccactgctctgtgtgtgtgtgtgtgtgtgtgtgtgtgtgtgtgtgtgtgtgtgtgtgtgtgttgctccACGTCTGCAGCGACCATCAAGAAAAATCAGTGCTACTGTCAGCGTCTGACGGGTCAGTGAGGAACATGTGACCAGACGTTAGATGAACCCTTAACGAGCTCCTGTTATTGCAGGTTTTTCACAGAGCTGTGTGGACAGCAGAGTGGATGTGAACCAGTCCACGGTGAGTAAGACTGAAAGCTAAAAGTTCAGCTACACGTTATTTAGAAAACACCAGACAATAGTTGCCTCAAGCCTGTGTGGTATGAGAAATATACATGATAGTGAGAAATGCATGTTATTGGTCTgtgattttgcaaaaaaaacttaaaataaataatgacagtgATTGTGAATACTAAAGGGACTGAAGGCATGGCAGTGGACAGAGTGCTGCAGGGAGCACTAGCATGACTGCAGAGTGTTTGTTAGTCTACAGCAGACAGGCAGGAGTCCTGGTTGCAGGTCTGAGGTCAGTCTCAGTGCTACAGACCTGCAGTCGGCCCGATGCTCCTCAGAGATGGAGCTGGTTTTGGAGAAGAACCTGGATTTCCTGCTTAGACCCAGAGACGACATGTGGTGGCTGAGGAAAGAGCGACTCCTAGTGGTCAAGATGCAGGACAGCAcagcgagagagagggagagagacagaggggaggGAATCGGTGGTTAAATCAGAGACAGGGAACCGACACCAAGACACccagatgaggaaaaaaaaacaaaacaaaacagaaaaagagcccgagataagaggaagaaaaaatataaCCAGAGGTGAGAGAAAGCGTCCACGGTGGTGTGATCTGTTGAAAATCACCACAACTGGAAAATCCTGATTATTCTGCCATCATGACAATaatcagctttaaaaaaaattaatacccgtttttaaatcatcaaaccaGTCAgttaaaaaagacaagaaaacttGGAAGCAATAAACTCTCCTGGGATAAATCAGcagataataaaaacaaacaggtaaTAAAACTGGCTAACACGTCTCCATTGATTAATCTGATCCCTTTGAGTTTGTACTGCAGAGTTTGGCGAGCGTATGGCAGCGCACTGCCGTAATCTCAGGGAGGACAACAGCCATGAGGGACGGCGGGCCGTTTGGTGTGCAGTAATATTTAGGCCAGGGGTGGGGatgtccaggcctcgagggccggtgtcctgcagattttagatctcaccctgggtcaacacacctgaatcacatgattagttcattattaggcctctggagaacttcaagacatgttgaggaggtcatttagacatttaaatcagctgtgttggatcagggacatctaaaacctgcaggacaccggccctcgaggcctggagttcctcCAGGCGGTGGTACATGTTCAAATAAGGACCACATGAAGGCCAGGATGCAAAGTTTCCCAGCAAAACATTCCTCTGTAGTGACAGGATCGCTGCTCCTCACatcagctgttttcagtgtttctgttgttATGGCTGAGTGGTGTTTAGATTATAATATAGATCATGACGGTTAACTCTTTCACACCTACAACAGCCCGTTTTTCACGAACTTGAACAACTCTTGGTTGTGAACacagaatgactgaaaccaCTTTCCTCTCCGGCTCTGCAATGACTAAAACACGACTAACATTCGACCTGCCGGCGTCCCTTTAAACGCCCGTTTCTGCAGAGGCCAAACACGAGCAGAAAGGTTTACCCGCTGAGGACAAACATTCCTGCTGATTGAACTCACAGAAAAGCTGcttccaaacaaaacacgccCCTCGTCTCCCCCCCTCCTCGGTCCGTCTGTCGGTCTAAACTTGGTAAACTCCGAGCAGCGGGAGAAGACGACGGCGCAGACCACAGCACCCGAGGGAGACGCAGTCTGACTGCTGCCTCCGATTAACAGCCGACACGGCGTTTGACCTGCAGGAGAGTCACGATCACAGGAAGGACTTCAGGTCGTTTCCTCCCACAAACCAGCAGAAAAGCACGCTTGCACATCTGAACCTCCACTACTGCCTCGATTTCAGGTTTCTACTTGGGCTCCGTTTAGTGAAACATCTGGAGCTGTCGAATGTTATACGAGCTTCCTCGAGATTAAAGGTTACCTAGCTGTCATTGATTAGTCTCACTGATTATTAATGATCAGAATCAGGACGTAAAGGTCACGAGCAGAGTGAACTCACGGGCTTGGCGGCGTTTTTGTTCCCTGCTCTGTGTCCATGGTGCCGTTGGGGGACGTGTGGGGAGGCAGCGGAGATCCTCTCCGGGATCCGGATGGACTGGAGGCGGAGCTGCTGTGCTCGGAGGCCAGCGGGGACGAGGCCCTGCTGCCGAGACCCGCCGTGGGGCTCGGGGAGGAGATGACCGGGGAGACGGTGGGAGAGGCAGCGGGGGAGACTGTGGGAGACGCAGCGGGGGAGGTGGCTGGTGACACCGAGGAGTTGACAGAAGATGGCGAGAAGAGGGTAGGAGTGGTCGGGGCGGTGGAGGGAGACGAGGGTGTGGGCGAGGAGCGGGCGTTGAGAAGATTCTGACTGGACGAGCGGCGGCTCCTCGGTCCATCCTGCTCGCCGGTTGCCAACTTTCTTCTCTCTTTACGTAGGAGGGGGGAGGAGTCATCCACCTCACCGTCTTCGTACTTCAGAGTATtctgcgcgcacacacacacacacacacacacacacacacacacacacacacacacacacacaaagaaagactGAGCATGCTCTAAGATCTTTGTCCCTCATATAAGGGGTAACAGAAGTCACATGACTGAATGATGATGGTTACAGACCTGCACCTTATAAATTCAATGCTTCTCATATTAGCGCCATAAATCCTGCGATTGCTGCTGGTTACACACTGAAGCAGCGTCCCTGTGCACTGACACACATCCTAAATCTCACCGTATCAGCACTCAATGTTGGGATGTTGTGCAAAATGCAAATAAAGCTGAGATGGAGCCACGATTTTTATTGATAacagtaaatgtttttaaaggccGAACTGCAGCAGGCCAGCTGTAGCACTCAGGACCTGTTAGCAGGGCGCTTTCAACGACAGACTTTCACCGAAAAAGACGTCTGTTTGGAGGCAGCATGTGTTCCTCAAAAATGTACATGTATGTAAATCCCTGTTTTTCGTCGTTACCTCGTATATGGTGAACTGCGTCCGCAGGTCTGGCTCCGTCCCCTTGCTGTTCATGTGTTTGCGGACGACGGCCTCCATCCCCAGCAGCTCCAGCTTGTCCGTCACATCGTAGAACGAGTCCTGGTCCGGGAGCGCCGCCAGAGTCTGAGAAGCACATGGAGGAGTGAGTTTGTGGACCCTCCGAACTTCTGACCTTCTCGCTTACATTTAGAAATTTTGCTTACCTTGTTGATGAGTGTCATGGCGAACACGAGCAGCTCCGTGTCGGCGCCGTTCCTCTCCTCCAGGACCTCCATCATATAACTCCATGGCTTCACACCtgccagacacacacaaaaacaccgGATCATCATGCGGCTGAGCATCTGGTGAAGCTACCCGTGTCACATTCAGGGCATCCGTCAGAGGAAGAGGTGATAGGTCACATGGAGCAGCTAATGAGAGTAAACGTTACAGACACGTTATACGTGATCTTACATAAAAACAtcatctgtgtttttgtgcgCACCTCTCTGTCCAGCCACGGTGTTGACGGCTCTGATGAGCAGAGGACTGTTGGACTCTGAGTACTCCACGAAGACGATGAGCAGCTTCAGGGCAGTTTTCACCACCAGGCGAGACTAAAACAGACAAAGGTGTTGAGTGTTTGACCAGCAGGTGGCGTCGCACCACTGCTCTGAGGTCCGAGGACTCACCGAGCTTCCCGTCAGCGTGTACAGCCACTGCACCGTCTCGTTGTGGTTGATCACTCCGTTCATGCCGTCCACAAACAGCATGATCTGACTGAGAGCTgaggacacacagacagatggatGAGCGCTGGCGTTTCCACAGAAGGCTCCAGCAGCTGCAGAGGAGCCTATAATCTGCAGCTGCTGACTCAGCTTTCTGTGGGTTTGCTGGACGTGTGAAGCCGAAGCTCCGTTTCCATTCTGACCGAACACAAGAGCATGCGCCGATCCGAGCACGTGGCCCCGGGTCTGTGTTTCTGCGCTGGCGCCGTCGGCACGTTCCCAGTGAAAGCGCCAAGTTTCACTGCtgccactgtttgtgttcctgtCATTTAGGTGAAATTATGCCTGCCGGGCAGAAAGTGCTGCAGCTGACACAATAATTTACACATTTGTTGCTTCTGggcttgtttttccttttccagtTATACTAAAAGCTtccagctgatccaaaatgctgtaattcaaaGTAACCTCAGTAAGCTTTACAGCAAATCTCaccattaaaaaacacaacacacgtCTACACTTTGCATTAATTGAACCAATATTCGATTTCGTCTACTATAACCTTATGATATTAAATTAAACTAAATCAAATTTTCCTGTTAAACTGGCGCTGGTGTTAATGTTCCTGTGTCGCTGTAGATCTAAACACCCGAGCAG is drawn from Oreochromis aureus strain Israel breed Guangdong linkage group 1, ZZ_aureus, whole genome shotgun sequence and contains these coding sequences:
- the fhod1 gene encoding FH1/FH2 domain-containing protein 1 isoform X6, which encodes MASIVCRVQYLEDSDPFICTNFPEPRRPPTVNLEENLPLSEQIAGIHKLLEPPLKLEDCTLQLSPSGNYLDLDSSLAEQRDELESFYEDVARGRKPILILRTQLSVRVHAILEKLYNSQGPELRRSLFSLKQLFQDDKDLVPEFVASDGLTCFIKVGAEADHNYQNYILRALSQIMLFVDGMNGVINHNETVQWLYTLTGSSSRLVVKTALKLLIVFVEYSESNSPLLIRAVNTVAGQRGVKPWSYMMEVLEERNGADTELLVFAMTLINKTLAALPDQDSFYDVTDKLELLGMEAVVRKHMNSKGTEPDLRTQFTIYENTLKYEDGEVDDSSPLLRKERRKLATGEQDGPRSRRSSSQNLLNARSSPTPSSPSTAPTTPTLFSPSSVNSSVSPATSPAASPTVSPAASPTVSPVISSPSPTAGLGSRASSPLASEHSSSASSPSGSRRGSPLPPHTSPNGTMDTEQGTKTPPSPPSSPDLSLRENSQSNLQQPDNKTDPKTKANSGEDEELFCPVDCNVNQDKPVLRKFQGTFLRNLAAQQWQKKRRTKDLSEIKLPSFDDAVTPTLERTADEGAAEVPSRHGSTSSSLETNGHSDSQDDPAASVRQGSTLSNDTKFRLDMLYSKTGPMSPSAAADTNEEEGSVVPAGDDVSARGRVTERLTSFKARSAESSTSNESSASRRAELESLEGSTQAARARLAEEQKRYIRQQSSIDTEAHARSLDTTQMTPLGPGSSNDAWDQLQPSAAALRIKDLDFSDLLDEEDIDVLDIDTFDSSASSFTLSGIPPPPPPPPGMPGAPPPPPPPPPLGGLAPPPPPPPPPGGLAPPPPPPPPGVPPPPLEASQKKKKTVKLFWKELKQADGPKKCRFGRGTVWASLDKVAVDTARLEHLFESKGKELPVAKKGPETKKTEILVLDSKRSNAINIGMTVLPAIHVIKSAILSFDEFAISKEGIEKILTMTPTEEEKQKIQEAQLANPDLPLGTAEQFLLTLASINGLTPRLQLWAFKLNYEALEKEIAEPLFDLKLGMEQLSSNQTFRRILATLLAIGNFLNSSNAKGFELSYLEKVVEVKDTVHRQSLLHHTCNLVVENYPESSDVYSEIPAINRSAKVDFELLSENLVQLERRCKASWDNLKVVAKHETKAALKNKLTDFLKDCTQRIIILKVVHRRVINRFHSFLLFLGQPSSSVRDIKVTNFCRIISEFALEYRTTRERVLTIKRKRAVHRERTKTRGKMITETEKFSGAVSRPDSPSPVSMAAEADQDQEEEHENMKNLLISHSSTLNCDQRGLRRSRAVRSLGRVEPPKMSVAKEDGTSSQDDATDEIMDRLVKSVTQNPSGRSSSPKNRKRSRVNRKSLRRTLKSGLGVEVVQALGLNNKTAGDRV
- the fhod1 gene encoding FH1/FH2 domain-containing protein 1 isoform X5, with amino-acid sequence MASIVCRVQYLEDSDPFICTNFPEPRRPPTVNLEENLPLSEQIAGIHKLLEPPLKLEDCTLQLSPSGNYLDLDSSLAEQRDELESFYEDVARGRKPILILRTQLSVRVHAILEKLYNSQGPELRRSLFSLKQLFQDDKDLVPEFVASDGLTCFIKVGAEADHNYQNYILRALSQIMLFVDGMNGVINHNETVQWLYTLTGSSSRLVVKTALKLLIVFVEYSESNSPLLIRAVNTVAGQRGVKPWSYMMEVLEERNGADTELLVFAMTLINKTLAALPDQDSFYDVTDKLELLGMEAVVRKHMNSKGTEPDLRTQFTIYENTLKYEDGEVDDSSPLLRKERRKLATGEQDGPRSRRSSSQNLLNARSSPTPSSPSTAPTTPTLFSPSSVNSSVSPATSPAASPTVSPAASPTVSPVISSPSPTAGLGSRASSPLASEHSSSASSPSGSRRGSPLPPHTSPNGTMDTEQGTKTPPSPSRSFLSHHMSSLGLSRKSRFFSKTSSISEEHRADCSPSSPDLSLRENSQSNLQQPDNKTDPKTKAKGTFLRNLAAQQWQKKRRTKDLSEIKLPSFDDAVTPTLERTADEGAAEVPSRHGSTSSSLETNGHSDSQDDPAASVRQGSTLSNDTKFRLDMLYSKTGPMSPSAAADTNEEEGSVVPAGDDVSARGRVTERLTSFKARSAESSTSNESSASRRAELESLEGSTQAARARLAEEQKRYIRQQSSIDTEAHARSLDTTQMTPLGPGSSNDAWDQLQPSAAALRIKDLDFSDLLDEEDIDVLDIDTFDSSASSFTLSGIPPPPPPPPGMPGAPPPPPPPPPLGGLAPPPPPPPPPGGLAPPPPPPPPGVPPPPLEASQKKKKTVKLFWKELKQADGPKKCRFGRGTVWASLDKVAVDTARLEHLFESKGKELPVAKKGPETKKTEILVLDSKRSNAINIGMTVLPAIHVIKSAILSFDEFAISKEGIEKILTMTPTEEEKQKIQEAQLANPDLPLGTAEQFLLTLASINGLTPRLQLWAFKLNYEALEKEIAEPLFDLKLGMEQLSSNQTFRRILATLLAIGNFLNSSNAKGFELSYLEKVVEVKDTVHRQSLLHHTCNLVVENYPESSDVYSEIPAINRSAKVDFELLSENLVQLERRCKASWDNLKVVAKHETKAALKNKLTDFLKDCTQRIIILKVVHRRVINRFHSFLLFLGQPSSSVRDIKVTNFCRIISEFALEYRTTRERVLTIKRKRAVHRERTKTRGKMITETEKFSGAVSRPDSPSPVSMAAEADQDQEEEHENMKNLLISHSSTLNCDQRGLRRSRAVRSLGRVEPPKMSVAKEDGTSSQDDATDEIMDRLVKSVTQNPSGRSSSPKNRKRSRVNRKSLRRTLKSGLGVEVVQALGLNNKTAGDRV
- the fhod1 gene encoding FH1/FH2 domain-containing protein 1 isoform X3, which produces MASIVCRVQYLEDSDPFICTNFPEPRRPPTVNLEENLPLSEQIAGIHKLLEPPLKLEDCTLQLSPSGNYLDLDSSLAEQRDELESFYEDVARGRKPILILRTQLSVRVHAILEKLYNSQGPELRRSLFSLKQLFQDDKDLVPEFVASDGLTCFIKVGAEADHNYQNYILRALSQIMLFVDGMNGVINHNETVQWLYTLTGSSSRLVVKTALKLLIVFVEYSESNSPLLIRAVNTVAGQRGVKPWSYMMEVLEERNGADTELLVFAMTLINKTLAALPDQDSFYDVTDKLELLGMEAVVRKHMNSKGTEPDLRTQFTIYENTLKYEDGEVDDSSPLLRKERRKLATGEQDGPRSRRSSSQNLLNARSSPTPSSPSTAPTTPTLFSPSSVNSSVSPATSPAASPTVSPAASPTVSPVISSPSPTAGLGSRASSPLASEHSSSASSPSGSRRGSPLPPHTSPNGTMDTEQGTKTPPSPSRSFLSHHMSSLGLSRKSRFFSKTSSISEEHRADCSPSSPDLSLRENSQSNLQQPDNKTDPKTKANSGEDEELFCPVDCNVNQDKPVLRKFQGTFLRNLAAQQWQKKRRTKDLSEIKLPSFDDAVTPTLERTADEGAAEVPSRHGSTSSSLETNGHSDSQDDPAASVRQGSTLSNDTKFRLDMLYSKTGPMSPSAAADTNEEEGSVVPGDDVSARGRVTERLTSFKARSAESSTSNESSASRRAELESLEGSTQAARARLAEEQKRYIRQQSSIDTEAHARSLDTTQMTPLGPGSSNDAWDQLQPSAAALRIKDLDFSDLLDEEDIDVLDIDTFDSSASSFTLSGIPPPPPPPPGMPGAPPPPPPPPPLGGLAPPPPPPPPPGGLAPPPPPPPPGVPPPPLEASQKKKKTVKLFWKELKQADGPKKCRFGRGTVWASLDKVAVDTARLEHLFESKGKELPVAKKGPETKKTEILVLDSKRSNAINIGMTVLPAIHVIKSAILSFDEFAISKEGIEKILTMTPTEEEKQKIQEAQLANPDLPLGTAEQFLLTLASINGLTPRLQLWAFKLNYEALEKEIAEPLFDLKLGMEQLSSNQTFRRILATLLAIGNFLNSSNAKGFELSYLEKVVEVKDTVHRQSLLHHTCNLVVENYPESSDVYSEIPAINRSAKVDFELLSENLVQLERRCKASWDNLKVVAKHETKAALKNKLTDFLKDCTQRIIILKVVHRRVINRFHSFLLFLGQPSSSVRDIKVTNFCRIISEFALEYRTTRERVLTIKRKRAVHRERTKTRGKMITETEKFSGAVSRPDSPSPVSMAAEADQDQEEEHENMKNLLISHSSTLNCDQRGLRRSRAVRSLGRVEPPKMSVAKEDGTSSQDDATDEIMDRLVKSVTQNPSGRSSSPKNRKRSRVNRKSLRRTLKSGLGVEVVQALGLNNKTAGDRV